In Nyctibius grandis isolate bNycGra1 chromosome 8, bNycGra1.pri, whole genome shotgun sequence, a single window of DNA contains:
- the ANKRD13C gene encoding ankyrin repeat domain-containing protein 13C, translating into MTGEKLRSLRRDHKPSKEDGDLLAPGEEEAAAAPGGIFTGGRGSSGKGGRAGGHRIFSNHHHRLPLKGGPAAGGTGPPAEPDRCPAHFPVHECVFKGDVRRLSALIRTQGIGQKDSHGNTPLHLAVMLGHKECAHLLLAHNAPVKVKNAQGWSPLAEAISYGDRQMITALLRKLKQQSRESVEEKRPRLLKALKELGDFYLELHWDFQSWVPLLSRILPSDACKIHKQGINIRLDTTLIDFTDMKCQRGDLSFIFNGDAAPSESFVVLDNEQKVYQRIHHEESEMETEEEVDILMSSDIYSATLSTKSITFTRAQTGWLFREDKTERVGNFLADFYLVNGLVLESRKRREHLSEEDILRNKAIMESLSKGGNLMEQNFEPVRRQSLTPPSPNTITWEEYISAENGKAPHLGRELVCKESKKTFKATIAMSQEFPLGIESLLNVLEVIAPFKHFNKLREFVQMKLPPGFPVKLDIPVFPTITATVTFQEFRYDEFDDSIFTIPDDYKEDPSRFPDL; encoded by the exons ATGACCGGAGAGAAGCTGCGCTCGCTGCGCAGGGACCACAAGCCCAGCAAGGAGGACGGGGACCTGCTGGCGCCCGGCGAGGAGGAGGCGGCCGCCGCGCCCGGAGGCATCTTCACCGGCGGGCGCGGGAGCAGCGGCAAGGGCGGCCGCGCCGGGGGCCACCGCATCTTCAGCAACCACCACCACCGGCTGCCGCTGAAGGGGGGGCCGGCGGCCGGCGGGACGGGCCCGCCCGCCGAGCCCGACAGGTGCCCGGCGCACTTCCCCGTGCACGAGTGCGTCTTCAAGGGGGACGTGAGGCGGCTCTCGGCCCTCATCCGCACGCAGGGCATCGGCCAGAAGGACAGCCACG gaaaCACTCCTTTGCATCTTGCTGTGATGTTGGGACATAAAG AATGTGCCCACTTGCTTTTAGCCCATAATGCTCCAGTAAAGGTGAAAAATGCTCAGGGATGGAGCCCTCTTGCAGAAGCCATCAGCTATGGAGACAGACAAATGA TTACAGCACTCCTAAGGAAGCTGAAACAGCAGTCCAGGGAAAGTGTTGAAGAAAAGCGACCTCGATTATTAAAAGCCCTGAAAGAG CTAGGTGACTTCTATCTAGAGCTTCACTGGGATTTTCAAAGTTGGG TGCCTTTACTCTCCCGAATTCTGCCTTCTGATGCatgtaaaatacacaaacaagGTATAAATATCAG GCTGGACACAACTCTCATAGACTTTACCGACATGAAGTGCCAACGAGGGGATTTAAGCTTCATTTTTAATGGTGATGCCGCACCCTCTGAATCTTTTGTAGTTTTAGACAATGAACAAAAAGTTTACCAGCGAATACATCATGAG gaaTCTGAGATGGAAACAGAAGAAGAGGTTGACATTTTGATGAGCAGTGATATTTACTCAGCAACATTATCAACCAAATCAATTACCTTCACACGTGCCCAGACGGGATGGCTTTTTCGAGAAGACAAAACA GAAAGAGTAGGAAACTTTCTGGCAGATTTCTACTTGGTTAATGGACTTGTATTAGAatcaaggaaaagaagagaacatCTCAGTGAGGAGGATATTCTTCGAAATAAAGCTATCATGGAGAGCCTGAGTAAAGGTGGCAACTTAATGGAACAAAATTTTGAG CCTGTCAGACGGCAGTCGCTCACTCCACCATCACCCAACACAATTACGTGGGAGGAGTACATCTCTGCTGAGAATGGAAA AGCTCCTCATCTGGGCAGAGAGCTCGTctgcaaagaaagcaagaaaactttCAAAGCCACGATAGCTATGAGCCAGGAATTTCCCTTAGGAATTGAATC attgTTGAATGTTTTAGAAGTAATTGCACCCTTCAAGCACTTTAACAAACTTAGAGAATTTGTTCAAATGAAGCTCCCACCAGGCTTTCCTGTGAAATTAG ATATTCCTGTATTTCCCACCATCACAGCCACTGTGACTTTTCAGGAGTTCCGTTACGATGAGTTTGATGACTCCATCTTCACTATTCCTGACGACTACAAGGAGGACCCCAGCCGTTTTCCTGACCTCTAA